ATATGCTCCTCCAACATCTCTCCCCTAACACCCCTCACTGTGGGAGGGCTCTCATCCATCATGCCATTCTATGTAACAATGCAAGAGCAGTCGATATCCTGTTACGTTATGGTGCAGATGTAGAATTTCCAATGACAACTTCAAAAACCAAGTTATACGCCATTCATTTGGCAGCACGGCTTGGGTATGCTAAAATTCTTCAATGTTTGATAAATGCTGGCTGCAATCTTAACTCTCAAACTGAATCTGGGGAAACTGCATTAATGATATGTGCTAGACGTAAGCATGAAGAGTGCCTAAAAATTCTGGCATCAGTGGGTGCTGATTTTGGTTTGGTCAATACAGCTGGTCAATGTGCAAGCTCAATCGCTTACACAACTCGGTGGACTCTTGGCTTCCAGCAAGTAGTAGTAGATGTAATTCAAGCCGATAAGGTTGTTCAGTCAAGCAATGCCTCAGTATTCTCCCCTCTAATGTTTGTAATTCAAGCTAATGATATCGaagctttgaagaaactcaTCAAGAAAACAGACATTGATCTAGATGTGCAAGATGCAAATGGATTCTCAGCTGCCATGGTGGCTGCAAAAAATGGTCATGTTGAGGCCTTCCGGTTGCTTGTTTATGCTGGGGCTAACATAAGACTGCGTAATAGATATGGTGAGACAGCAATGAACCTATTTGGAGTAAACCAAAACAGTGAATCCTTTGCAAGATTGATGATTGAATATGCACTAGATAGAGGATATGATGGTTCTGGTGGATTTTATGCTCTACATTTTGTTGCTCACCGTGGAGACATCAGTTTTGTTTGTAAATTAACAAATAGGGGATATGATGTTAATGCCTTAGACGATGATGGATATACCCCACTGATGTTAGCAGCAAAAGGAGGCCATGGTAAGTTGTGTGAACTTTTGATCTCATGTGGAGCAAGATGTGACATTGAGAATAAGAGACATGAGACTGCACTCTTGCTAGCAAGAAAAAATGGTTTTGGAAATGATGCAGAGCGTGTGATATTTGATGAGCTTGCTCAAACCTTAGTACTAGGTGGTGCTCGTGTAAAGAAGCACACAAGGTATGGTAAAGGAGCTCCTCATGGTAAATTATTGAGCATGGTAGGGAATGTTGGGATTTTACGGTGGGGGAAATCAAGTAAGAGAAATGTGATTTGTAAAGGTGCTGAGGTTGGGCCCAATGCAACATTTCGTAGGAATCGTCGGAGGGATGTTGATGAACCAGGAATGTTCCATGTGGTGACTACAAAAAATAAGGTGGTGCATTTTGTATGTGATGGTGGGGTTGAAATGGCTGAGTTATGGGTGAGGGGAATCAAACTTGTGACAAGAACAGCTCTTTTTGGAAAGGAGCAAAGTAGCCTGTAAATAGTGAGCTTTGTTTTCACAATCATGTGAGGAGTTGGAAAATGCTTCATCTTCTTGTTTTTTCCTgtgttataaattataatactCCCCTTgcattgtgaaaattttaattgcaGGATGAAATGTTTTTCTTGGGGATGACGGCTTCCATTAGATTTTCTGCATATATTTGACATAACTTCTTACAGAAATTAACAATATTtacagagagagaaaatgatgcAGAACATggatagaaaaataaagataaaagagaaagaaaaggaacaaCAAAACAAATCCTAGGCTTCACCACCAAGAATGCCTGCAAACCCTAGGCATCACTCGTTCGACATTACCACCAAACATAGAGAACAAAGGACAAGACATATTCTCGACTCATTATAAATTCTTATTCAAAATTCTCTGCTTTCACAATTACAAGAACACTAGTTTAATGGAGTTTAAGAATTACACTAATATGGAAAATGCCTAATCAaatcccttaaaacctcaacattaaaaactaaattcaaaattcaaattcaaaaataatttcaaatttaaaaacaaaatcttaaatGAATTTGGTGCCTTCTGCATCAAAAAAGGATACTAAGTACCCGTTTGGATACTGATTATTAGCTTCTGCATTTGcgtttttttttaagtgcatTTCTGTGGCTGTGGTGGCTTTTCCAGTGGgtcctgtgcactgttcaccggactcacaaacctctttttgaacaaaactttcatttaaaatgggtctcacagcgctattcatacatttaaaaattattttgctatagtgttttcaattttcagcaaaataaatggtatccaaacacaccctgaGTGATTGGCTATACACAACATATGTTGAACTTGTATCCATTACATAAATTAGAGGTGGGTAGCAATCTTCTTTTTGCCCTCAAGAATAGCAACTAAACAAGTTTTCCATACTATCATCTCTTTTGGGGcgaaaataacatatatatatatatatatatgtaagggcATGTTTTGCTCCCAAAGCTCAAATGAAATGGTCAAtggtccaaaaagcccaaaacaatgaatttgtagagagtgggtttgaaacTGAATTTTCAATGAGTTAAGTTGACAACAGTCTCAGTAGGCTAAGTGTTACTAGAAAGCATAAACAAGCAATTTTAGGCAAGGAAAGTCCTCCTTGGCAAAGTCCGAGGAAAGTTGTTCTTATGTATTTCTCTTAGACTTAACCACAATTATAGTTCTTGAGTGTACAGTGATTTTTCTACAAATTATCTGATGCCCCCTTTGTAATGGGGTTTTCTTCTATATATTTACCTTCCTTACTTCATCTCAGTCCTCCACGTGTAGATCAGATTACTGActttgatacttgtcccatcagcaccttcctgaaaTCTTTGtgggtagctgtaaggctgaagattactgttcaggtatcacctccatattaatgcggCTAAGGGGTTtgctgcagagcattcaatgtggtggtagcagtttTCTTCTCATATATTTCCCAACTCTCTTTTGTCTTATTGTTATCTGACGTTTACCCTTGCCAGCATTATTGCCCATTGCCTGGTTCTTGACGTAAGGTTGGACCTATGACCTCTACTCTGCTTAACCGAGGAGGTACTTCTCCTCGAACAACACTTCCAATTCCTCATGATCAAACTTCTTCCACGGACCCTTAATTTATAGGCTTCCAATAGAATTTACCTGTCCTGGGACATGGCCCACGGCCTAATACCTATACCTAGGCCCTTCATCCCTACAATAACCCCTCGAAATTCCACTCTTTTGCTCCTCGAGAAAAAGTGGGATTTCGATTTCCTGGTAACCGCCCCATCACTCTTATGTCATTTCTTTCTGTGCAGGTGTCTTTTCAACTGCAGAAAGGCACGCTCCTGACACTTCGGCATCTAGGACGTTCCAACATTTATTTCATTCAGCACCCTATCCCCCACGTCCTGCAGTGTGATGGAGATCTTGTAGTGGAGAAATTTTATGGGGATTTGGGTGGGAACTCTCCCACTTACTTTTCccctctttatatatattgcaCGAAGATTCTGGTTGTTCCACTTTTTGCATCTTCCACTCTCAAGAACTAGTCCAAAGAGCCCTTATATATTTTCGTAAGTTACCTTTAGCGTCTCTTCTTAAATTTAGAACCTTTTCTTCCTTGGCTTCTTTAATTTCACCTCGTCATCCTAACACcttcaattatttttcaaatgggTAGATTTACTAATTTAGTAGACACCCTAGAAGGTATAGAGAGCTTTAAAGCTCGTTACCGTATTCCACCAAGGTTTCCATTAGGTATTATCGCCGAGGGGAGTGGCATGCCCTAAGGCAAGAAGGGGAAGTAGTAATCCCTATGATTGTCTTTATAGATGGAGggatgagaatccccatgggtagAGTGACTAGGGACTACCTTATTGCCCATAGACTTTCTCCTACCCAGTGTGCCCCTAATGTGTTTAGGATTTTAGGTAGCGTAGATACCCTTAAAGAAGATGGGTGTGAACCTCACCCATCATGACGTTAATTGGATATATAATCGTCAACACCTCAAAGGATAGGGATATTATCTGAAAACCGGGGTCCCTATAGTCAGGCTGATATCGTGTCTCCCTAATACTAACAAGGGTATGGACAAGGATTTTCTAATTATCTTaggggagtggcatgatggaCTTCATTGCCCAATATGAGATGGGACACTAGGTGGGgtgtttaggtttaggtttactACTATAACAATACCCCTTTTCCTACTAACACTCTTCGTGCTCACCTTTTCTGTTTTCATTTGTAAATTGGTTCTTATTTTACCTGTGTTGTActctaacaaattttttttttgatgaatttacAGATAAGTACTCTACAATCCCCAATTTCAGTCTTGTCATCGAGCATAACTTGACAAGGATATTGAAGGCCGAGATTTTTGTCTACACCGACGGACAGTTAAGAGCAACCCACATCATCCTCGGCTACGATCCCATCTCCTCCAGCTTTCAGGCCCCCAAGTACGTTATAAAAGCGAAAGATCCTCGCTTACACCAGATCAACATCGTAGTATCGGGCATCCTTGCTGATCCTACTCCAGAAGGCACCCAATTGGCGGAATTGCCCTTTCAGTGCACTGCCGAGGAAGAAGCGACCCCTTCCCAACCAACTCTTGAGGAAACAGCAAAAGTAGTTGAAGTTTTCAACTTCGAGAAGGACTTTGAAGTTTTCAACCAATTTCAATCATCAGAGCCTTTAATCGTTGATTTCAGCCACCTTCCTTTTGCACAAGTAAGCGGTGTCCAAGAAGCCCCCAGCATCCCCAATGCAATGGTGCTACAACGTAAGAGTAAGACAAGCCTCCTAGAGCTTCTAGAGTCCCACGCAGGAGGTACAGTTCCCAAGGTGGCCGTCCAAACCAAGCCTCCTACCCCCCTTCCCACTCAAACTTCCCAACCTA
This genomic stretch from Quercus lobata isolate SW786 chromosome 3, ValleyOak3.0 Primary Assembly, whole genome shotgun sequence harbors:
- the LOC115981957 gene encoding ankyrin-2-like yields the protein MTVSVNSGTGKLAFPVDYDYDYDYEAHEVSQRLVDAAHNDDSALVYECIANPCVDVNFIGTVSLKAKKTEIVLHEESAHEVCVEYEEFKTEVTALFLAAHSGNLILVRKLLIEGANVNQKLFRGYATTAAVREGFLEVLEVLINAGASQQACEEALLEASYVGLARPVELLMDSNMVRPQVAVHALVSACCRGFVDVVDALVKCGLDANATDRVLLQSSKPFLHTNVDCNALAAAILSRQISVVRLLLQVGVRTDINVKVGAWSWDMDTGEEFRVGAGLAEPYPVTWCAVEYFEASGAILHMLLQHLSPNTPHCGRALIHHAILCNNARAVDILLRYGADVEFPMTTSKTKLYAIHLAARLGYAKILQCLINAGCNLNSQTESGETALMICARRKHEECLKILASVGADFGLVNTAGQCASSIAYTTRWTLGFQQVVVDVIQADKVVQSSNASVFSPLMFVIQANDIEALKKLIKKTDIDLDVQDANGFSAAMVAAKNGHVEAFRLLVYAGANIRLRNRYGETAMNLFGVNQNSESFARLMIEYALDRGYDGSGGFYALHFVAHRGDISFVCKLTNRGYDVNALDDDGYTPLMLAAKGGHGKLCELLISCGARCDIENKRHETALLLARKNGFGNDAERVIFDELAQTLVLGGARVKKHTRYGKGAPHGKLLSMVGNVGILRWGKSSKRNVICKGAEVGPNATFRRNRRRDVDEPGMFHVVTTKNKVVHFVCDGGVEMAELWVRGIKLVTRTALFGKEQSSL